The Erythrobacter aurantius genome includes a window with the following:
- a CDS encoding autotransporter domain-containing protein, whose translation MKSRNFLSGVGIVALAGALAAVPAHASEGESEGTVAEEASGEETPLIASAVRPVARRAEGLAGTIAPIDTFAGLKRNDFDIDFTGTVNLAIPRTGSGFVATVTGPTQEIIARDDVGSGGIIDVNNTQPSVVQIFSQRNSDGGVFFNCTGSVINPRTILTAAHCVNASGTRSSEAYGLPGTGAERTQLIATGVDTSGRLFTYLGSGAGYGEGGVASSTDVIIHSSSNPGQGGLNFPWADIALIAVDSPIVDVPSLPILLTPLTELTHVVQVGYGTFGVANGINGGGSQGIGFLRRVGENMLGALASPADLGDSLFPAFAPTSDFGFETQAYYFTDFDNPNRTQEEIDGCTFSPTGISCVSLAAVRAIDYFDDDALPNEVATAGGDSGSPLIVDQLYDFPIAVAVLSGGFDFFGVPEGYGDISFYNPIYPFFEFITENTAYKYVSAVEGDGVWSDPSRWTQDLDPGFFIDDGTGTLVNGIPTGSEPGIYEAGPKLGTIVGIDISGNSEAPSPFIPPDGTPNFGSNTPNSSALLGPGSTGFVPQNTDGTPGVAFANPAQYFEVHLNRAGTTTVDMDVEIDKLVIDNDDAGFVLPDAWDFTSLIDVEHLAGTAEIDGTLNTPIYILGEGALEGDGGTINTNVLFNVAGLMSAGGTGGFGTLTINGDYVQTSGGALWADYTVGRRRAITSDFYAVSGTAVLDGDLVVSTGDRAVRFGTEFTVLSAGAIDGDFASTFFVSRSPILTAVHSIEGGDVVVRITARSIRGLVGAASPLGSIGGALDTIRANNFDQFVGLFDIIDGATVDTLGATLSSLAPTSAFSQTFTANTFSQRFTGQIAQRTLALRGGSRAAGGFSAAGNASFALAGNTPTEAGRIGIFGSASGVFLNGGQQGGVLGNGVQGFGFDAFSSGNLASGVVGANAFEQASLTQAGEMTVGADMRVSDGFSFGVAVSEIRNSQVATSALQPQEDRSQSVAIYATYADGGLFADGYAGTSDQRFGVERAAQGDFTRAYANAIGQADGRQTFGGLRLGYAFDLAKGVEAGPVMSMDYVRNRIGGYDEIGAGAFGLSIADRTFTSMGAKAGAMASFDIRSGQNTAIRAFGSVAYARELADTQDVVTAHFFGAADTPFTISNQLDPEWVSVNAGAEMQVGANLRASISVTSDMGRGVLSNDQAQASLSWRF comes from the coding sequence ATGAAAAGTCGTAATTTCTTGTCCGGCGTCGGTATTGTGGCGCTTGCCGGGGCGCTTGCCGCTGTTCCGGCTCATGCTTCGGAAGGCGAATCTGAAGGCACGGTAGCGGAAGAGGCTTCGGGCGAAGAAACACCACTCATTGCGAGCGCAGTAAGGCCGGTCGCTCGCAGGGCGGAAGGTCTCGCCGGGACGATAGCCCCGATCGACACTTTCGCTGGCCTCAAACGCAACGATTTCGACATTGACTTCACTGGCACGGTCAATCTCGCCATCCCGCGCACAGGAAGTGGTTTCGTTGCTACGGTGACGGGGCCTACACAGGAAATCATCGCGCGCGATGACGTTGGCTCTGGTGGCATTATCGACGTCAACAATACGCAGCCTTCGGTCGTCCAGATCTTTAGCCAGCGCAATTCTGACGGCGGGGTCTTCTTCAACTGTACCGGCAGCGTCATCAACCCGCGCACCATCCTGACCGCCGCACACTGCGTCAACGCAAGCGGAACGCGGTCTTCGGAGGCCTATGGTCTGCCTGGAACCGGCGCCGAGCGCACCCAGCTGATCGCCACCGGGGTCGACACCAGCGGACGCCTGTTCACCTATCTCGGCAGCGGTGCGGGCTACGGCGAGGGTGGGGTCGCATCGAGTACCGACGTGATCATTCACTCCTCATCGAATCCCGGTCAGGGAGGATTGAATTTCCCTTGGGCCGATATTGCGCTGATCGCTGTCGACAGCCCGATTGTGGACGTTCCTTCGCTGCCGATTCTGCTCACACCGCTGACTGAACTCACTCATGTGGTGCAAGTCGGATACGGAACTTTCGGTGTAGCCAATGGTATCAATGGTGGCGGATCGCAAGGGATCGGTTTCCTGCGACGCGTTGGCGAAAACATGCTCGGGGCGCTTGCTTCGCCTGCCGATCTTGGCGACAGTCTTTTCCCGGCCTTCGCACCTACCAGCGATTTCGGTTTCGAGACGCAGGCCTACTACTTCACCGATTTCGACAATCCGAACCGCACTCAGGAAGAGATTGATGGCTGTACCTTCAGTCCGACCGGCATCAGCTGCGTCAGCCTGGCGGCAGTTCGCGCGATCGACTATTTCGACGATGACGCCCTGCCCAACGAGGTCGCTACTGCCGGCGGCGACAGCGGCTCCCCGCTGATTGTCGATCAATTGTATGATTTCCCGATCGCGGTCGCAGTGCTTTCGGGTGGGTTCGATTTCTTCGGTGTGCCTGAGGGCTATGGCGACATCAGCTTCTACAACCCGATCTACCCGTTCTTTGAATTCATCACCGAGAACACTGCATACAAATATGTGTCAGCAGTTGAAGGCGATGGCGTTTGGTCAGATCCGAGCCGCTGGACTCAGGATCTCGACCCCGGGTTCTTCATCGACGATGGCACCGGAACGCTGGTGAACGGCATTCCCACTGGAAGCGAGCCGGGCATATACGAAGCCGGTCCGAAGCTGGGGACGATTGTAGGGATCGACATTTCGGGTAATTCCGAAGCGCCCTCACCCTTCATTCCCCCCGACGGCACGCCTAATTTCGGTTCGAACACGCCGAACAGTTCCGCTCTGCTCGGACCGGGCTCGACTGGCTTTGTGCCGCAGAACACCGACGGTACGCCGGGAGTCGCATTCGCCAATCCGGCGCAGTATTTCGAGGTTCATCTCAACCGTGCAGGAACCACCACGGTCGACATGGATGTCGAAATCGACAAGCTTGTTATCGACAATGATGATGCAGGTTTCGTTCTGCCTGACGCATGGGATTTTACCTCCCTTATCGATGTCGAACACCTTGCAGGTACCGCCGAAATCGATGGCACGCTCAATACCCCGATCTACATCCTGGGTGAAGGCGCTCTCGAAGGCGATGGCGGCACCATCAACACCAACGTGCTGTTCAACGTTGCCGGTCTTATGAGCGCTGGCGGCACGGGCGGTTTCGGCACGCTCACCATCAATGGTGATTACGTGCAGACCAGCGGCGGCGCCCTGTGGGCCGATTACACTGTTGGTCGTCGCCGTGCGATCACGTCGGACTTCTATGCGGTGTCCGGTACGGCCGTGCTTGATGGCGATCTGGTGGTTTCGACCGGTGACCGCGCTGTCCGGTTCGGCACGGAGTTCACCGTGTTGAGCGCTGGCGCGATCGACGGCGATTTCGCCTCGACCTTCTTCGTCAGCCGTTCGCCGATCCTGACGGCGGTTCACAGCATCGAAGGTGGTGACGTGGTTGTCCGGATCACGGCCCGCAGCATTCGCGGTCTTGTGGGCGCTGCCAGCCCGCTCGGCTCGATCGGCGGAGCACTCGACACGATCCGCGCAAACAACTTCGATCAGTTCGTCGGCCTGTTCGACATCATCGACGGTGCAACCGTCGATACTCTCGGCGCGACCCTGTCCTCGCTGGCTCCGACCAGCGCGTTCAGCCAGACCTTCACCGCCAACACGTTCTCTCAGCGGTTTACCGGTCAGATCGCCCAGCGCACTCTCGCGCTGCGCGGCGGATCGCGTGCGGCTGGCGGGTTCAGCGCAGCGGGCAACGCGAGCTTTGCGCTCGCCGGAAATACCCCGACCGAAGCCGGTCGGATCGGTATCTTCGGAAGCGCATCGGGCGTGTTCCTGAACGGTGGACAGCAGGGCGGAGTGCTCGGCAACGGTGTTCAGGGCTTCGGCTTTGACGCGTTCAGTTCCGGCAATCTGGCTTCGGGCGTCGTGGGTGCAAACGCATTCGAGCAGGCTTCGCTGACGCAGGCTGGCGAGATGACGGTGGGCGCAGACATGCGCGTTTCCGACGGCTTCAGCTTCGGTGTGGCCGTTTCGGAAATCCGCAACAGCCAGGTCGCGACCAGCGCGCTTCAGCCGCAGGAAGACCGCAGCCAATCGGTTGCGATCTACGCCACCTACGCAGATGGCGGCCTGTTCGCTGACGGCTATGCCGGTACGTCAGACCAGCGGTTTGGCGTGGAGCGGGCGGCGCAGGGCGATTTCACTCGCGCCTATGCCAATGCCATCGGCCAAGCCGACGGTCGCCAGACCTTCGGCGGGCTGCGCCTTGGTTATGCGTTCGATCTGGCCAAGGGTGTTGAAGCAGGTCCGGTGATGAGCATGGATTATGTTCGCAACCGGATTGGCGGCTACGACGAAATCGGCGCTGGCGCGTTCGGTCTGTCGATTGCCGATCGCACCTTCACGTCGATGGGCGCGAAGGCCGGCGCAATGGCCTCCTTCGACATCCGCAGCGGACAGAACACCGCGATCCGAGCCTTCGGATCGGTTGCCTATGCCCGCGAACTGGCGGATACGCAGGACGTTGTGACTGCGCACTTCTTCGGTGCGGCTGACACGCCCTTCACCATTTCGAACCAGCTCGACCCGGAATGGGTAAGCGTCAACGCCGGAGCGGAAATGCAGGTGGGTGCAAACCTTCGCGCATCGATCTCCGTCACTTCGGACATGGGCCGCGGCGTCCTGTCGAACGACCAAGCCCAGGCTTCGCTGAGCTGGCGCTTCTAA
- a CDS encoding N-acetylmuramoyl-L-alanine amidase: MEESELVHRVVPSPNFNDRALPITMLVLHYTEMKPVETALDRLTDPEAGVSAHYLITEEGEVIQLVSEAKRAWHAGTSYWRGIKDVNSASIGIELDHPGHAGGYREFTDAQFEALVPLVARIVKQYDIPRANVVGHSDVAPLRKIDPGELFPWDRLAEYGLCLPRPGKLEHVDPFHNEGAFILALERFGYDITEGRKTIEAFERRWRPDRIEGRPDAQLGAILWHLLLERDRGAAR; this comes from the coding sequence ATGGAGGAAAGCGAGCTGGTTCACCGGGTGGTGCCGTCGCCCAACTTCAATGACCGCGCCTTGCCCATAACCATGCTGGTGCTGCACTACACCGAGATGAAGCCGGTGGAGACCGCGCTTGACCGGCTGACCGATCCCGAAGCGGGAGTGTCCGCGCACTATCTGATCACCGAAGAAGGCGAAGTGATCCAGCTGGTGTCGGAAGCCAAGCGCGCCTGGCATGCCGGGACTTCGTACTGGCGCGGGATCAAGGATGTGAACTCGGCCAGTATCGGAATCGAGCTTGACCACCCCGGTCACGCGGGCGGTTATCGCGAGTTCACCGATGCCCAGTTCGAAGCGCTGGTGCCACTGGTGGCGCGGATCGTGAAGCAATACGACATCCCGCGCGCCAATGTCGTCGGACACTCGGACGTCGCGCCGCTGCGCAAGATCGATCCGGGCGAGCTGTTCCCGTGGGATCGGCTGGCTGAATACGGGCTGTGCCTGCCGCGTCCGGGCAAGCTTGAGCATGTTGATCCGTTCCACAACGAAGGAGCATTCATCCTCGCGCTGGAACGGTTCGGCTATGACATCACCGAGGGTCGCAAGACTATCGAGGCGTTTGAGCGCCGCTGGCGACCGGACCGGATCGAAGGCCGGCCGGATGCGCAGCTTGGCGCGATCCTGTGGCACCTACTGCTGGAAAGGGATCGCGGCGCGGCAAGATAA
- a CDS encoding alkyl/aryl-sulfatase, with protein sequence MRNSTTLGALVALLALAGNAPPQGTATEATAARNAAVAESLPLDDQSDFEDARRGLLAQLDGDILNPDGSVAWSVNGLDFLDAEAPDTVNPSLWRQSQLTAIHGLFEVVPGIYQIRGYDLSVMTLIAGQTGWIVIDPLLTAAPAKAGLDLANRTLGEKPVVAVIYTHSHADHFGGVLGVTTREALAAGEVQIIAPEGFTAETVGESVLAGPAMGRRAQYQFGAKLADGPENRVGVGLGAKLSTGAIGLLPPTRELGAEDERLLIDGIVFDFLDAGGTEAPSEFVFYLPQFRALHTAEVATRNFHNILTPRGALVRDALKWSRTLDAILTRFGSESDVMLASHHWPAWGAENVREKLRNQRDTYRFTHDQTLRLANQGYTMDEIAELIGEPDFAAGDFGTRGYYGTYQHNAKAVYQRYFGWWNAVPADYDALPKVEEARKWVEALGGADAALAIGRKAFDEGEYRWGATLLQTLVFAAPDNAEARQWLAATYEQVGFQAEGGTWRNIYLSAAQDLRDPPDTNALSTTSAAVLAAIPTVDLFDSLAARFNPAKMNGAEAIVQFTFPDIGEAITVDLRKSVMFPRKGEAEAPSALLTINRSDFNRLLAREVGVQELMASGAASIEGNPMALLALFQALDQPDPLFEIVEP encoded by the coding sequence ATGAGGAATTCGACGACGCTGGGGGCGCTGGTCGCGCTGCTGGCTCTGGCAGGCAATGCGCCGCCACAAGGGACTGCGACCGAGGCGACTGCGGCGCGCAATGCTGCTGTTGCCGAAAGCCTGCCGCTGGACGATCAGAGCGACTTTGAGGACGCACGACGCGGCCTGCTGGCGCAGCTTGATGGCGACATCCTCAATCCCGACGGCAGCGTCGCGTGGAGCGTAAACGGGCTGGATTTCCTCGATGCGGAGGCCCCTGACACGGTCAACCCATCGCTCTGGCGGCAAAGCCAGCTGACGGCGATCCACGGCCTGTTTGAAGTTGTTCCCGGCATCTACCAGATTCGCGGCTATGACCTGTCGGTGATGACGCTGATCGCTGGGCAGACCGGCTGGATCGTCATCGACCCGCTGTTGACGGCCGCGCCTGCCAAGGCCGGGTTGGACCTGGCGAACCGCACTCTTGGCGAAAAGCCGGTGGTCGCGGTTATCTACACCCACAGCCATGCCGACCACTTCGGCGGTGTGCTGGGCGTGACCACGCGTGAGGCGCTTGCGGCGGGCGAGGTGCAGATCATCGCGCCGGAAGGGTTCACGGCTGAAACGGTCGGGGAAAGCGTTCTGGCTGGGCCCGCAATGGGTCGGCGCGCACAGTACCAGTTCGGGGCGAAGCTGGCCGACGGGCCGGAAAACCGGGTGGGTGTCGGCTTGGGCGCAAAGCTGTCGACCGGGGCTATCGGTCTTCTGCCGCCGACGCGTGAGCTTGGCGCTGAAGACGAGCGCCTCTTGATAGACGGCATCGTGTTCGACTTCCTCGATGCCGGAGGAACCGAGGCGCCATCCGAGTTCGTGTTCTACCTGCCGCAGTTCCGGGCGCTCCACACCGCCGAAGTGGCGACCCGCAACTTCCACAATATCCTGACCCCGCGCGGAGCATTGGTGCGCGATGCCCTTAAGTGGAGCCGCACACTTGATGCGATCCTGACCCGGTTCGGATCGGAAAGCGACGTCATGCTTGCCTCGCACCATTGGCCAGCATGGGGGGCGGAGAATGTGCGCGAAAAGCTGCGCAACCAGCGCGACACCTATCGCTTCACCCACGATCAGACCCTGCGTCTCGCCAATCAGGGTTATACGATGGATGAGATCGCCGAACTGATCGGCGAGCCGGACTTTGCTGCCGGCGATTTCGGCACTCGCGGCTATTACGGCACGTATCAGCACAACGCGAAAGCGGTGTACCAGCGGTATTTCGGATGGTGGAACGCCGTCCCCGCAGATTACGACGCGCTGCCCAAGGTAGAAGAGGCACGCAAATGGGTGGAGGCACTGGGCGGCGCTGATGCGGCGCTTGCGATCGGGCGCAAGGCCTTTGACGAAGGCGAATACCGCTGGGGCGCCACCTTGTTGCAGACGCTGGTCTTCGCCGCGCCGGACAATGCCGAGGCAAGACAATGGCTCGCCGCGACATACGAACAAGTCGGCTTTCAGGCGGAAGGCGGGACATGGCGCAACATCTATCTTTCCGCAGCCCAAGACTTGCGCGATCCGCCCGATACCAACGCGCTTTCCACCACATCAGCCGCCGTGCTGGCCGCGATACCCACCGTCGACCTGTTCGATTCCCTGGCAGCGCGATTCAATCCGGCAAAGATGAACGGAGCTGAGGCAATCGTGCAATTCACGTTCCCGGATATCGGCGAGGCAATCACGGTCGATTTGCGCAAGAGCGTGATGTTCCCGCGGAAGGGCGAGGCAGAAGCACCCAGCGCGCTGCTCACCATCAACAGGTCGGATTTCAACCGCTTGCTGGCGCGAGAGGTGGGAGTGCAAGAACTGATGGCCAGCGGAGCCGCTTCGATCGAAGGGAACCCAATGGCCCTGCTTGCGCTGTTTCAGGCGCTGGACCAGCCGGACCCCTTGTTCGAGATTGTCGAGCCCTGA
- a CDS encoding UDP-glucose dehydrogenase family protein yields MKIAMVGSGYVGLVSGACFADFGHDVVCIDKDQSKIDRLHEGVMPIYEPGLDALVESNVKAGRLSFTTSLAEGIEGAAAIFIAVGTPSRRGDGHADLSFVYAVAKEVGENLSGEAVIVTKSTVPVGTGDEVERIIRDTGTAHRFAVVSNPEFLREGAAIGDFKRPDRIVIGAEDDFGREVMREVYRPLFLNESPILFTSRRSSELIKYAANAFLATKITFINEMADLCEKVGANVQDVSRGIGMDNRIGSKFLHAGPGYGGSCFPKDTLALLKTAEDYDSPTRIVEAVVKVNDSRKRAMGRKVLDALGGAEAARGKKVALLGLTFKPNTDDMRDSPAIAVAQTLIDAGVQVSAYDPEGMEQAKPLMPQVTMCDNPYAAIEGADATVIVTEWDAFRALDFARVKELAAAAVLVDLRNIYNPEDVRALGFTYESIGRA; encoded by the coding sequence ATGAAGATTGCAATGGTGGGTTCGGGCTATGTCGGCCTGGTGTCGGGCGCATGCTTCGCCGATTTCGGTCACGATGTGGTCTGCATCGACAAGGATCAGAGCAAGATCGATCGCCTGCACGAAGGCGTGATGCCGATCTACGAACCCGGTCTTGACGCCCTTGTCGAAAGCAATGTGAAGGCCGGACGCTTGTCTTTCACAACTTCGCTGGCCGAAGGAATTGAAGGCGCAGCAGCGATTTTCATTGCAGTGGGTACTCCCAGCCGTCGCGGCGACGGACATGCCGACCTGTCGTTCGTCTATGCTGTGGCCAAGGAAGTGGGTGAAAACCTTTCCGGAGAAGCCGTAATCGTCACCAAGTCGACCGTACCCGTGGGCACTGGCGACGAAGTCGAACGGATCATCCGCGACACCGGCACGGCGCACCGCTTTGCCGTTGTTTCCAACCCGGAATTCCTGCGCGAAGGCGCGGCCATCGGCGATTTCAAGCGCCCTGACCGCATCGTGATCGGGGCGGAGGACGATTTCGGCCGCGAGGTCATGCGCGAAGTCTATCGCCCGCTGTTCCTCAATGAATCGCCGATCCTGTTCACGTCGCGTCGCAGCAGCGAGCTGATCAAGTATGCAGCGAACGCGTTCCTCGCGACCAAGATCACTTTCATCAACGAAATGGCCGATCTTTGCGAAAAGGTCGGAGCGAATGTGCAGGATGTCAGTCGCGGGATCGGCATGGACAACCGCATCGGATCGAAATTCCTGCATGCCGGCCCGGGTTATGGCGGATCTTGCTTCCCGAAGGACACGCTGGCCCTGCTCAAGACCGCAGAAGACTACGACAGCCCGACCCGCATCGTCGAAGCCGTGGTCAAGGTGAACGATAGCCGTAAGCGCGCAATGGGACGCAAGGTGCTCGACGCGCTTGGTGGCGCCGAGGCTGCCCGCGGCAAGAAGGTTGCCCTGCTCGGCCTGACATTCAAACCCAACACCGATGACATGCGGGACTCACCCGCAATCGCCGTAGCCCAGACCCTGATCGACGCCGGCGTCCAAGTCAGCGCCTACGATCCCGAAGGCATGGAACAGGCCAAACCGCTGATGCCGCAGGTGACCATGTGCGACAATCCCTATGCCGCGATCGAAGGGGCCGATGCGACTGTGATTGTCACCGAGTGGGACGCATTCAGGGCATTGGACTTTGCCCGCGTGAAGGAATTGGCCGCAGCGGCGGTGCTCGTCGACCTGCGCAATATCTACAATCCCGAAGACGTCCGCGCTCTTGGTTTCACCTATGAGAGCATCGGTCGGGCTTAA
- a CDS encoding histidine phosphotransferase family protein: MTSQTDLAALLCSRLCHDMLSPVGALSNGLELLADETDPEMRKRCIELLEQSAKISTDKLKFFRLAFGAAGGFGETVPVEEAQEVIAALAGDNKRVELNWAIADANLPKPAVKVLLNLSQIALDALVRGGTLDIGAERRDGNVEIVARATGDRIAFDETIGKALQGDLDAEDITSRTAAAHMVALLAEEMGGGLQYALSDKALVLGGVLPEAEGMIG; the protein is encoded by the coding sequence ATGACTTCGCAAACCGATCTTGCCGCGCTCCTGTGTTCGCGTCTTTGCCACGACATGCTTTCGCCCGTCGGGGCTTTGTCGAACGGGCTGGAACTGCTGGCTGACGAAACCGACCCGGAAATGCGCAAACGCTGCATCGAACTGCTCGAACAAAGCGCCAAGATCAGTACCGACAAGCTCAAGTTCTTCCGCCTCGCTTTCGGGGCTGCCGGGGGCTTTGGCGAAACCGTCCCGGTCGAGGAAGCGCAGGAGGTGATCGCGGCGCTGGCAGGGGACAACAAGCGGGTCGAACTGAACTGGGCGATCGCCGATGCGAACCTTCCCAAGCCAGCCGTCAAGGTGTTGCTGAACCTGTCGCAGATCGCGCTCGATGCGCTGGTGCGCGGCGGGACGCTCGACATCGGGGCGGAACGGCGCGACGGCAATGTCGAGATTGTGGCGCGGGCAACCGGCGATCGCATCGCCTTTGACGAAACCATCGGCAAGGCCTTGCAGGGCGATCTCGATGCCGAGGACATCACCAGCCGCACCGCAGCCGCGCACATGGTCGCGCTGCTGGCCGAGGAAATGGGCGGCGGATTGCAATATGCGCTTTCGGACAAGGCGCTGGTGCTGGGCGGGGTCCTGCCCGAAGCGGAGGGCATGATCGGGTGA
- a CDS encoding RluA family pseudouridine synthase, with amino-acid sequence MSEPEIITGTITAPARLDKALADATALSRARIQALIADGMVEVGGAYAASPSQKVAPGTSFRIAVPAAAEAEARPQAIPLDIAYEDDHLIVINKPAGMVVHPAAGNPEGTLVNALLHHCEGSLSGIGGVARPGIVHRIDKDTSGLLVVAKSDAAHEGLAAQFAAHTVHRRYIAVCAGHPNPAEGTIDARIGRSDANRKKMAVLDKNSSRGKHAITHYKTLKRLDSSAMIECRLETGRTHQVRVHCASIGHALLGDPLYGKTPKELKSLLTSLGFARQALHAAELGFLHTISSQELRFTADLPDDMQELIDELGRSNR; translated from the coding sequence ATGTCCGAACCGGAAATCATCACCGGCACCATTACCGCCCCTGCCCGCCTCGACAAGGCGTTGGCGGATGCGACCGCGCTTTCGCGGGCGCGAATACAGGCGTTGATCGCGGACGGGATGGTCGAAGTGGGCGGCGCCTATGCCGCATCCCCAAGCCAGAAAGTCGCCCCCGGCACCAGTTTCCGCATCGCCGTTCCCGCCGCTGCCGAAGCGGAAGCGCGGCCACAGGCTATCCCGCTCGACATCGCTTACGAGGATGATCACCTGATCGTCATCAACAAGCCCGCCGGAATGGTGGTGCACCCGGCCGCCGGCAATCCCGAAGGCACGCTGGTCAACGCGCTGCTGCACCATTGCGAGGGATCCTTGTCGGGCATCGGTGGGGTTGCCCGCCCCGGCATTGTCCACCGCATCGACAAGGACACATCGGGCCTGCTGGTGGTTGCCAAATCCGATGCCGCGCACGAAGGGCTGGCGGCGCAATTCGCCGCGCATACCGTCCACCGCCGCTATATCGCGGTGTGCGCGGGCCATCCCAACCCCGCAGAGGGCACGATTGATGCGCGAATCGGGCGCAGCGACGCGAACCGAAAGAAAATGGCGGTGCTCGACAAGAATTCCTCACGCGGGAAACACGCGATCACCCATTACAAGACGCTCAAGAGGCTGGATTCGAGCGCGATGATCGAATGCCGCCTTGAAACCGGGCGTACCCACCAGGTGCGCGTTCACTGTGCGTCAATTGGCCATGCGCTATTGGGAGATCCGCTTTACGGAAAAACACCCAAGGAACTGAAATCCCTGCTGACTTCGCTAGGGTTTGCGCGGCAGGCGCTGCATGCGGCGGAATTGGGTTTCCTACACACGATTTCCTCGCAAGAACTGCGGTTTACCGCCGATTTACCCGACGACATGCAGGAACTAATCGACGAACTTGGGCGTTCTAATCGATGA
- a CDS encoding Mov34/MPN/PAD-1 family protein — MDIEVTRAVLDALYEMSEAAHPNEACGILLGEGAHITAAIPTRNVHRHPETHFEIDPQALIDAHRKEREGGPAIMGYYHSHPTGDARPSATDRAMAAGDGKLWVIVAGSTVTLWRDLPEAFAALSYRVIDR; from the coding sequence ATGGACATTGAGGTTACAAGAGCGGTGCTGGATGCTCTTTACGAAATGAGCGAAGCTGCGCACCCGAACGAAGCCTGCGGCATCCTGTTGGGCGAGGGGGCGCATATCACGGCTGCGATACCCACCCGCAATGTTCACCGTCACCCGGAAACGCATTTCGAAATCGACCCGCAGGCATTGATCGACGCGCACCGCAAGGAGCGCGAAGGCGGCCCGGCAATCATGGGATATTATCATTCGCATCCCACCGGCGATGCCCGGCCTTCGGCGACTGACCGGGCAATGGCGGCAGGCGACGGCAAGCTGTGGGTGATCGTGGCCGGTTCGACGGTGACACTCTGGCGTGACCTACCGGAGGCCTTCGCTGCGCTTTCCTACCGTGTCATTGACCGCTAG